Proteins encoded by one window of Desulfovibrio ferrophilus:
- a CDS encoding rhodanese-like domain-containing protein: MKRIMTILLTLTLCTCLAQTALPQDLTKKDLVREAKAAVTHVDVNQAKLMWDKGGVYFIDCREDKEFRQGHIAGALTIPRGWLEFKIEELVPERDASIVLYCRSGDRSSLGVLSLLRMGYGRTVNLIGGWRAWNKAEYPVE, translated from the coding sequence ATGAAAAGAATAATGACCATTCTCCTGACCCTGACCCTCTGCACCTGCCTGGCTCAGACAGCCCTGCCCCAAGACCTAACCAAAAAGGATCTGGTGCGTGAAGCCAAGGCCGCCGTCACCCATGTCGACGTCAATCAGGCCAAACTGATGTGGGACAAGGGCGGGGTCTACTTCATCGACTGCCGCGAAGATAAAGAATTCAGGCAGGGCCACATTGCCGGGGCGCTCACCATCCCCCGGGGCTGGCTGGAATTCAAGATCGAGGAACTGGTGCCGGAACGCGACGCCAGCATCGTCCTCTACTGTCGTAGCGGGGATCGCAGCAGCCTTGGAGTCCTGTCGCTTCTCCGCATGGGCTATGGCAGAACCGTTAATCTCATAGGAGGATGGCGAGCCTGGAACAAGGCCGAATATCCGGTCGAATAG